The following is a genomic window from Polypterus senegalus isolate Bchr_013 chromosome 9, ASM1683550v1, whole genome shotgun sequence.
ggcgtttgtttcctgccttgcaccctgtgttggctgggattggctccagaagacccccgtgaccctgtagttaggatatagtgggttggatattggatggatggataatacattgATAATATAGACAGGCAGTGCATAAAAACTTGAAGTCTGTTAATTAAATTTTTGTGCGTATAAAGCTGATCTTGAAAATTAGATATCCAAGAACTGAGGTCACCAATTTAAAAGAGCATTTATTCAAGCCAGTCAGATGAGACTGGGGATTTGGAGGAAATGGAGTAATCAGCAATCCTTGTCTTTATTCTGTAGATAGTAGCACTGCCATTAGCTGTTAATGCTTGGAGGTTCTCTACACTGTCTAGAAGTCAATACTgcattttctttcaaaatttaGTAAAGGACAAACAGTGGAAATACCAGTATCCTATAAggcaaaaagaatttgtaaaatgacCAAACTAAGTTGGCATCCTCATGCCACTCatgcttaaaatgaaaatgatggctACTTGCTGTTTGTTATTGTACTGTTTTGTGCTTCACATTGTCAAAGACACTAGCAGCTGCTTGTACTACAGGAAGTTCTAACCTGGTTTCACTGTGGAAAAAAAGGTCATCCCAGATGTGAGCTTGGTGGGAACACCAAGGACAAGTTTTAAAGCCATTTTAACCAGCTGAGGCCAGTAGGGTCCAGAATTAAGTCCAGAGAACTAGTAACACTCAGCTGCTGAGAAAGAAAGATACTAGGGTCTGAAAAAGCCAGGCAGATACTAGAGGAGTACAATAAGTGCATGTGGTAAGCAATTGGGCAAGGCAACTCATCAGGTATACAGGTGCTGAAGACCTGTGAGTTTTATCCCAGAGAGAcaccattttttccttttgtttattcatttgtaCTTTGAGTtctgcattttaataataataatacattttagttatataGCGACTTTCCCACGTTTTTACACAGTTATCTATGTTAGTTAATTGGGGGTTCTAAATTGACCATGTATGAATGTGGCTGTACGTGAGCGGGCTGTGCAATAATTGGTCTCctctccagggttggtttctgccttgaatCTGATGCTGCTTGGATTAAATAGCTGTATTACGtctgaaaatgtattgttttttcatAATAACCTTGatttaaatctttatattttCAGGATGTGAATATTATTCTGTCCAAGGGTGGTTCCTGTCCTATGGCTTTGCTGCTAGGAAAGACTCGAGATGATTCTGTATTCAAGGAAACTATTCAAAAAGAGTAAGCATGCATATGATTAATACAGGGATAGCTTTAGAACTGATCTTGTTCGAAATTAAAGGATTTGTGAAATTTTTTAATAAGTCAGAAGAGGGCGCAGTTCGCTTGGTTGCGCATCGTTTTTCGATAAGAAGCCGTCTCATTGAGACACAATTAAAAAACGGTGCTTAAAAACAACGGCCATCCATAGTCGTCTCTGtaattgaaacaattgttctcaACCTTTCAAGATCTGATATTAGTCCGTGGGCATCTCTTTGgtgaacatcatttttaaaaaatcaaaccaTTGTTTTTTACacataaagaaacaaatgttAGTTGGAAAGAATCCAGCAAGTTTCCTTTTGATATAAGCCTGTTTCGTTACGAATTACAGTTATAAACGTTCTGGTAAAATAAGACTTAATTGGTCAATGGGACACTGCTTTTTAGATAAGATGcaaacaatgtaaatagtaatatTAAAGATCCCATAAACGTCTGAAAAGAATACACGAATAAAGGTTGAAAATATGATATATAAGAAATGGGCGTTAATTCTTCATCAAATCTCcatcaaaaaaatcaaaggcCAGACAGCAGCCCTGCGTGCGCATTTACTTGCCTCTGACCAAAGGGGTGCGTGAGTGACTTTTGATTGAGTTGGCTCGACCAATCAAGCCGTAAAGGTTTCTTTGAAAAGCATCGCCTGTAACCAATAGGAGGCCGAAATCGACAAATACGGTCTTGCTTTATGTGCGCCTGGGGTTGGTTGGTGTGCGAGTGTTGTGTTCTCCTATGAAAGCGACTAATCGAATTGtatttccagaaaaaaaacacacacaacaacaaaCTGTTTAGCAAATTATAGAATGCGTGTAGCAGTTATtcgtttttgaaattaaaaagagagTAGCTTTTGAAGAAACGTGTCAGCGTGAAACGACTTGGCTTTTCATTGGAATTCAATTGGAACCATGACCAGAGTTGTTGGACTTTTTGTTGTTATTGACAGTCGTTCAAAGCTAGTGGAAAATTGAAAGAACCGAAGGAAGGTAAAACAAGAAGGAAAATCTGAACGCAAAAAAGTGGACAtacaaaagaaactaaaaatggaCACGTGGGGCTTGCTGGATTGCAAACGAAAGGAATAATATATATATCAGCTGCTGCCTATCGCACGCACATCCCCTGCCGGCATTATTTGCTCTGACAAAAGCAATTCAACTCGGGAGTTTAGGGGAATGTGAACTGGAAAGGAGGAAAATTTTAAAGGGCCAGGCCTGTCTAGGAGTTGACTCGGTGTAATAACAATGCCGCTTGTGAGTGCAAGTCGCATTTAAACGTTGCAGAGAAGATGCTCTCTGGAAATTGGTACGGAGCTTCAAAGAAGACGATAAGCTGTTGCTGGAGGGTTCAAGAAGTCGAGGTTCAAGAAGGTGGATCGTAAACAGCTGCCGAAGCTGCGATGCGCGGAATCGCATGGAAATAAAGCTTTTTTCTCTCCGGTCATGTACAGAAAATTGAAGTGGAGTAGCTGCAGACATTTAGCGGGGAGTAACGCCGACATTGGAAACCCTGCATTTCTGTGTGCGTTATCAGGttgccctttttatttttttcgttTTAGTAAAGCTGATGGGAAAATAGCCTCTTAAAGGGATACTCTTGCTTGACGTCTCACGTCTTTTCCAAAATAGGAGTTAGAGGTAAAGACAAACGATAATAAAAACGGGCAGCAATGGTGGAGAAGCGGTCTGTTATCCAGAGAGAGAACGTGTACCGCTGGTTTTCGGAGCTCAACTCTGCCCAGCGGGTTGAGTTTCTGTGCGGATTGCTCGACCTCTGCGTGCCCATCGAGTTGCGCTTTCTGGGATCTTGCTTGGAGGATCTAGCTGGTAAGGACTACCATTCTTTGCGTGACGCGGAGATCAAGGCTAACAACCCTGCCGATCTGGCCACCTTGACCAACATCACAGACGAAGTTGTTCGCAGCAAGCTTCTCATCTCATTAGCCCTGCTAAATTCGGACAATCGGGAGGCAGCCGGAGTCCTCTTCAGAACCCTTACGCACATCGATTCCATCATCAATAATTATGGGTTGCAGCTTAATGACGGTCAGACCGGGGACCAGTTTCTCCTACTCTTCACAATGGCGTCCAATCACCCTGCTTTCAGTTTCCACCAGAAGCAAGTGCTGAGAAAGGAGTTGTCTCAGATCCAAGGCATTGTAATTACTAGCTGCAACAACGCTAACCTGAGTACCAGCAGCAGCACCGCAACGTCAACTACCGTCACCACAACTACAACCTTCACGCCTTGCGTGGCAGGCAGCCACTTCTTGCACAAGGTGAGTTAAGTGTGTGCGCATAGCTGCTGTGTAGTGCTCTTTATAGCCGCGGACCAGAATTtgttttcctgtcttgcactcaaGCTGTTGGAATAGGCTACAGATCCTCTCAACTGTGAATGGGTTAAGAGGTTTTGAGAAGGTTGTTGCAAAAATGTCAATGGTTAAAGCTGGAGTTTCTCAGTTCTGGGTACTCTTTCCAGCCCTGttggtttttctttttcaacattgTAAAAGATGTGCCTGGTAGACTCATTGGTGATTCTgaaacggtggtgcagtgggcagGAAGGGCCAGTGTCCTCTCTAGGTTTAGTTCCTGGCTCTCTGCCCAGTGGTGCTGGTATTTATCTTATTTTCTGATCCTGTAAGGGACTTGCTatgtgtgcgttttttttttaaatgtggtccCCCACCTCCCCCAATACTAACCAAAAAAAAGTTCAGGTTTAGTTTTTGaagtttgtaacattttttttgtaataagtgAAGTtagtgcacattttttttttttttatttatataaaggagtCTGTCTTGTGTAGTGTGTAGTTTAAGGACTGTTTTTACTTCCAGATAGGGCTAAAATTTCAATGGACTATGCTGGCTTAATGgtagtctgcaaaactgtggcattcagtgtttttataaaTCATGGCCAGTATGCTTGAATGTGCACAGTGTTCCTACTGTAGTTGCTTTCCATTCTATTGTCAATGTTTTCTGCGTACATTCATGGttgcatcattttaaaaattgccAATTGAGACTTTTTTAAGTGTTCTTCGATCATAATTGGCTTCCAAACCTATATATGACCAGGGGACACTCATACTCTCCTTGTATGCTTTTTATATGAAGCtaattttattcagtttcaaaTTAAGTATTATTGCACATTCATATTCAAAACGGCATGTTTAGAGCTTTGTGATTAAAGCAATACACTGTTACctgaattgtttgtttgttttttttgttaaaccctTCCCTCCCTGACATGATTTTTGGcaggattttattttcaaattcagtGGTCATGGTACTCCTTATGTGTAATGGGTCAAAAGATCCCTCACATTGTACCAGAGTGGATGAGAAGTACTTTACATGCATATAGCGACATCAGCCAGgttctgtcttttgttttttcactagtcTTAAAATAGTACAGCCAAAAATTATTTGTTCACTGTGGAAAAACTGGTAACAAATGGAAATGATATTGAAgtacaaacttaaaaaaactatttaaaatgttacaattgtgtattatgtaaagaaatgagaagaaaactttattcaaaacacattctggaagtgttttcaaattatgttatttattgCCTTCAAAGAATTATTTGTACACCTGtggctgtgtgtagaattcgcactataacgacgtaagcacaaaagcctaaatgtacttacgcacaaaaaattccagatgcaggaatctgtgtattcgccaactttcacgttcttctgcaacataaatcccggtcaacgtgaaaagtaacgccaTGCACGCACCTGTTGCCCCGctccaactccttccagaattacgcctctttgaatatgcaaatcaatataaatagcccttaagctcagcgttctgtgaaaagcacgggggaaaatataagagtttcagaaaataccaagtggaggcaaggaaaaacatactatttgttggtttaaacagtggtataaacaacaaaaggaagtcgatcgagtgacatagcgtgttggagaaactcgaaagctcgagttcacaaagtcgcaaagtgctcgaaataaaaaagaagttgtcacatatcaaagtcgccatgaaaaggcgagtcgtagcccaccggctgagtgtcatatgaaagcttattagggtacagagaaaaaaaaaaggcacacagtgggtgggaaaaagcacaaaatgtcaacttttaatctcgaaatttccactttaatcacgtagtttattttgtcattaaagtagaacatcataaacttcatcttaaaattgtttattagtttctcaaatcccatcgtaactaaagtagcaagttaaatgctttgttttgtatttgaacttctatgtgctgtatgtgtgaggatcactacgtgctttttaaactggctttctctttctccaacatgacacagaatccattacatttgtgatactacagctctctaaataattaaaatactgagatgtatacatgatattttcgtgatgataggagttaaatcatgttattgaacatggtggtgcagtgat
Proteins encoded in this region:
- the LOC120535595 gene encoding zinc finger CCHC domain-containing protein 2-like isoform X1, yielding MVEKRSVIQRENVYRWFSELNSAQRVEFLCGLLDLCVPIELRFLGSCLEDLAGKDYHSLRDAEIKANNPADLATLTNITDEVVRSKLLISLALLNSDNREAAGVLFRTLTHIDSIINNYGLQLNDGQTGDQFLLLFTMASNHPAFSFHQKQVLRKELSQIQGIVITSCNNANLSTSSSTATSTTVTTTTTFTPCVAGSHFLHKASYERF
- the LOC120535595 gene encoding zinc finger CCHC domain-containing protein 2-like isoform X2, with product MVEKRSVIQRENVYRWFSELNSAQRVEFLCGLLDLCVPIELRFLGSCLEDLAGKDYHSLRDAEIKANNPADLATLTNITDEVVRSKLLISLALLNSDNREAAGVLFRTLTHIDSIINNYGLQLNDGQTGDQFLLLFTMASNHPAFSFHQKQVLRKELSQIQGIVITSCNNANLSTSSSTATSTTVTTTTTFTPCVAGSHFLHKQHT